The following coding sequences lie in one Psychrobacter arenosus genomic window:
- a CDS encoding DEAD/DEAH box helicase family protein: MKTILEHYLQPENLGLLLLDMPTGSGKTYSIIEYIATHIDTLRQTNRKIIFITPLKKNLPLKDLKRRLQAHGKSEYFEREVLFVQSTKDAFIAHFSECEHDIARLFPSYDCFSVKEAIKGLNNLALKQVLEPILNKKGSELSRLVSNTLRNKHPVIADRIELIKTDPQWQWVSKLFPSVLTTERSVLFMSVAKFVYPYQTLVQPLMPFSELLSEYHTTLFIDEVDASKQVLQSYIIEQGLTNTLELVPTVRQVASRLRESKLPTNLILQHKLTKQPVTPSEIENNFRQLSQNVVEEFKTDLSLKSREENNHTSFIFYDKSTHYLADANDKIITIEPDYEHSTLWINFDKKDLGKKGQKTTLGKLLGQHRYFIEWFKGGLAMLANNYYFQRRDTVGISFEDAARSYLDFFHLPEATVKQLVNEIQYKRLSKSWLHTVPALASEQLPSARFYEHGFIYHSISNGESHAGRSKVLSFNFPCAAELILLSWCRQFMVVGVSATANIKSRLGNYDLHYLQSSLNADPNAPFTFHTLSPHHKQALQQQFDASKARYDQIDIQTHWQGLPNGLSESEVLQHLSELFGIGREHGADQDDITDLTLQIKEQYPEQQYIYRLSQYYKIFRLWSAHLTQETVAFLLLSGKGYRDQELQLIHEFCQLLSNYHQHSDRYASEEIVSVVGDNSTQTLAQLKSDLATGKRRFVLSTYATLGAGINIQFPIPANHPRELLKINAFNADSYTDFDALYLDKPTNVLVNTNGNGSITDKDLAKHLYQLEYLKISGLTYSDFHQYLQKAFLAYIGQHSYQYAQESIYHSNDYRLHIMQILIQAVGRICRTNMKSPTIHLHLDREISKCWHDDLDDMPLLPEFQKISAAVNSYRQNSSLLVDAVLSKDMMKVRDAIYQMLARFKDGAINDGVIDQWQLIRNVCLKHPQYDDNTNKKYRFFYTNFSEPKSAYYYQQEDDYREVNILIDKQPYSYKVSEASAKLDKLMQHPILKSHFISHGYATSLPASKHWLQPILFNNIYKGALGEVCGSVLWEQYDLPHLYQMPKNQFEIFDFQVNDKVFVDFKHWTISQHDGEKIRRDIFNKIQGIDAKLVFVINIISDTEHLSYRLFEEANKQIIEIPNFILDGKKLIELVELINNKISEH; the protein is encoded by the coding sequence TTGAAGACCATATTAGAGCATTATCTACAACCTGAAAATTTAGGTCTGTTGCTACTCGATATGCCGACAGGCAGTGGTAAGACTTATTCCATCATAGAGTATATCGCTACGCACATAGATACCCTACGTCAAACCAACCGTAAGATTATCTTCATTACGCCACTCAAAAAAAACCTACCCCTCAAAGACCTTAAACGACGTTTGCAAGCTCATGGCAAGAGTGAGTATTTTGAGCGAGAGGTGCTATTTGTTCAAAGTACTAAAGATGCTTTCATAGCACATTTTAGTGAATGTGAACATGATATCGCAAGGCTATTCCCCTCTTACGATTGCTTCAGTGTCAAAGAAGCCATAAAAGGCCTAAATAACTTAGCTTTAAAGCAAGTATTAGAGCCTATCCTTAATAAAAAAGGCAGTGAGCTTAGCAGACTAGTATCCAATACTCTGCGCAATAAACATCCTGTCATTGCAGATAGAATAGAATTGATTAAAACTGATCCGCAGTGGCAGTGGGTTAGCAAGCTATTCCCGTCCGTATTAACTACTGAACGCTCAGTACTCTTTATGAGTGTGGCAAAGTTCGTCTATCCTTATCAGACTCTCGTACAACCACTTATGCCTTTTTCAGAGCTACTGAGCGAGTACCACACGACCCTATTTATCGATGAGGTTGACGCCTCTAAACAGGTACTGCAAAGCTATATCATTGAGCAAGGTCTAACCAATACTCTAGAGCTCGTACCTACTGTCCGGCAGGTCGCCTCACGTCTTCGCGAGTCAAAACTTCCTACCAACTTAATACTTCAGCACAAGCTCACCAAGCAACCGGTAACCCCTAGTGAAATTGAAAATAACTTTCGACAACTGTCGCAAAACGTTGTTGAAGAGTTTAAAACAGACCTAAGCTTAAAAAGTCGAGAGGAGAATAATCATACCTCTTTCATTTTCTATGACAAAAGCACTCATTATTTAGCAGATGCTAATGACAAGATTATTACTATTGAGCCTGATTATGAGCACAGTACTTTATGGATCAATTTTGATAAAAAAGACCTAGGTAAAAAAGGGCAAAAAACTACCTTGGGTAAGCTTTTAGGCCAACACAGGTATTTTATTGAATGGTTTAAAGGCGGTCTTGCCATGCTAGCTAATAATTACTATTTTCAGCGCCGAGACACCGTTGGCATTAGCTTTGAGGATGCTGCTCGTAGTTATTTAGATTTTTTTCATTTACCAGAAGCCACAGTGAAGCAGCTTGTTAACGAAATACAGTATAAGCGTCTTAGTAAATCATGGCTGCATACGGTACCTGCTTTAGCATCTGAGCAATTACCATCAGCGAGATTTTATGAGCATGGATTTATCTACCACTCTATTAGCAATGGCGAAAGTCATGCAGGACGCTCCAAGGTACTCAGCTTCAACTTCCCTTGCGCCGCTGAATTAATACTCTTGAGCTGGTGTCGTCAATTTATGGTCGTTGGCGTGTCAGCTACCGCAAATATAAAGAGTAGACTGGGCAACTATGACCTTCACTACTTACAATCAAGTCTTAATGCTGATCCTAATGCGCCTTTCACATTCCATACTTTAAGTCCCCATCATAAACAGGCCTTGCAGCAACAGTTTGATGCTAGCAAAGCACGCTATGACCAAATAGATATTCAAACACATTGGCAAGGCCTACCAAATGGTCTGAGCGAATCAGAAGTTTTGCAGCATCTTTCAGAGCTATTTGGGATCGGTCGAGAGCATGGCGCGGATCAAGACGATATCACTGATCTTACCCTTCAAATCAAGGAGCAGTATCCCGAGCAGCAATATATTTATCGGCTATCTCAGTACTACAAGATATTTAGATTATGGTCTGCTCACCTTACTCAAGAGACTGTTGCTTTTTTATTACTATCAGGTAAGGGCTATCGTGATCAAGAGCTTCAGCTTATCCATGAATTCTGTCAGTTATTAAGTAATTACCATCAACACTCAGATCGATATGCGTCTGAGGAAATTGTCAGCGTCGTCGGTGACAACAGTACACAAACTTTAGCGCAACTTAAGTCTGATTTGGCTACAGGCAAACGCCGATTTGTACTGTCTACTTACGCTACTCTAGGGGCAGGAATTAATATTCAATTTCCAATCCCGGCTAATCATCCCAGAGAGCTGCTCAAGATTAACGCCTTTAATGCCGACTCTTATACTGACTTTGATGCGCTGTATTTGGATAAACCAACGAACGTATTGGTCAATACTAATGGCAACGGTTCTATTACCGATAAAGACCTGGCCAAACATCTCTATCAGCTAGAGTATCTGAAGATATCAGGGTTAACTTATAGCGATTTTCATCAATACTTACAAAAGGCGTTTTTAGCGTATATCGGTCAGCATAGTTACCAATACGCTCAAGAGAGCATTTACCATTCTAATGATTATCGCTTGCATATCATGCAGATACTTATTCAAGCAGTGGGGCGCATCTGTCGAACTAATATGAAGTCCCCTACTATCCATCTGCATTTAGATAGAGAGATATCTAAGTGTTGGCATGATGACTTAGATGACATGCCTTTACTGCCAGAATTCCAGAAAATATCAGCAGCCGTCAATAGCTATCGACAAAACAGCAGCCTATTAGTTGATGCCGTCTTATCAAAAGATATGATGAAAGTACGTGATGCCATCTATCAAATGCTAGCGAGGTTCAAAGACGGTGCTATAAATGATGGAGTGATTGATCAATGGCAATTGATTCGGAATGTTTGTTTAAAGCACCCTCAATACGACGATAACACGAATAAGAAGTATCGCTTCTTTTATACCAATTTTTCAGAACCAAAATCTGCTTATTATTACCAACAAGAAGATGACTATAGAGAGGTCAACATTCTAATAGATAAACAGCCCTATTCTTATAAAGTAAGCGAGGCTTCTGCAAAGCTCGATAAATTGATGCAACATCCAATTTTAAAGAGCCATTTTATCTCTCACGGTTATGCCACTAGTCTTCCAGCTTCCAAACATTGGCTGCAGCCTATTTTGTTTAACAATATTTATAAGGGTGCACTTGGTGAGGTATGTGGATCTGTCTTATGGGAGCAGTATGACCTTCCACACTTATATCAAATGCCTAAAAATCAGTTTGAAATATTCGACTTCCAAGTAAATGATAAGGTGTTTGTAGACTTCAAACACTGGACCATTAGTCAACATGATGGTGAAAAGATACGCAGAGACATATTTAATAAGATACAAGGTATAGACGCCAAGTTGGTCTTTGTCATTAATATCATTAGTGATACTGAGCATCTTAGTTATAGATTATTTGAGGAAGCTAATAAACAAATTATTGAGATTCCCAATTTTATACTTGATGGTAAAAAGCTTATCGAACTTGTTGAATTAATTAATAATAAAATTAGCGAGCACTAA
- a CDS encoding M48 family metallopeptidase has translation MTVKLTLIKIGELDIQLSRKDIKNLHISVMPPDGEVRVSAPKAMTDTAIRMAVIHRISWIRRQQASFAQQERQSTRQMISGETHYLWGRRYRLEVIEISNGQNKPNEVKLKSGRLKLYVSPNTTTGNKAKLLNDYYRLRLKARVPGLLDKWSTRLGVSVESWQVKRMKTKWGSCSVEDRRIWLNLELAKKPINCLEYIILHELAHFKERNHNTQFKAILDTHMPDWQSRRDMLNQMPLSEETWSGNGLSDNL, from the coding sequence GTGACTGTTAAATTAACGCTTATCAAAATTGGCGAGCTGGACATTCAGCTAAGCCGTAAAGATATTAAAAATTTACATATTAGCGTTATGCCTCCTGATGGAGAGGTAAGAGTATCTGCGCCTAAGGCTATGACAGATACTGCTATAAGAATGGCTGTCATCCATCGTATTTCATGGATTCGCCGGCAGCAAGCTAGTTTTGCGCAGCAAGAGCGTCAGTCTACTCGGCAGATGATCAGTGGGGAAACGCATTACTTGTGGGGCAGACGCTATCGCTTAGAAGTCATAGAGATAAGTAATGGGCAAAATAAGCCTAATGAAGTTAAGCTCAAAAGTGGTAGGCTAAAATTATACGTCAGTCCTAATACCACTACTGGAAATAAAGCCAAACTCTTAAATGACTATTATCGCTTGCGTCTCAAAGCTCGAGTACCTGGCCTATTAGATAAGTGGTCCACTCGTCTTGGAGTATCAGTGGAGAGTTGGCAAGTCAAAAGAATGAAGACAAAGTGGGGCAGCTGTAGTGTTGAAGATCGTCGTATCTGGCTAAATCTTGAGCTGGCAAAAAAACCTATAAACTGCCTTGAATATATTATCTTACATGAGCTTGCCCATTTTAAAGAGCGAAATCATAACACTCAATTCAAAGCAATTTTGGATACTCATATGCCTGACTGGCAATCGAGACGAGATATGCTAAATCAGATGCCTCTTAGTGAAGAGACTTGGTCAGGCAATGGTTTATCAGATAACTTATAA
- a CDS encoding type I restriction endonuclease subunit R, whose product MSNVTHIERLTQKRVIRFFTDTLGYRYLGDFKDRANNSNIEVEILEQWLASRNISPTLTRRAINTLQKAAALGSGVKLYDANKAVYSLLRYGVKEKKGAGERFETINLIDWDDVDANDFAIAEEVSIAGENKKRPDIVIYVNGIALGVIELKRSTVNVTEGIHQNLDNQKKEFIRSFFTTTQLVMAGNDTQGLRYGTIETPEKYYLEWKEANPHHTPQSDTSVPTHLTLADADFTDHALDFHLHNVCNKHRFLDIINNFIVFDAGVKKTCRHNQYFGIQAAKRHIAQRKDGIIWHTQGSGKSLTMVWMAKWIRENITNSRVLIITDRTELDEQIEKVFFGVNEEIYRTKSGADLIKNLNQPNPWLLCSLIHKFGRHTEDDEEDSQDTEDFIKEIQASLPSDFSPKGDLFVFVDECHRTQSGKLHSVMKALLPDAMFVGFTGTPLLKKDKKKSIEVFGPFIHTYKFDEAVADGVVLDLRYEARDIDQRLTSSKKVDAWFDANTRGLTNIAKSQLKQKWGTMQRVLSSQTRISRIVDDILFDMETRPQLMNGRGNAMLVCSSIYQACKSYELFSQSQLNGKVAIVTSYLPTADSIKGEETGEGMTEKLFKFHTYRKMIADYYDISEQEAGAKAEDFEKSVKKRFQDEPGQMRLLIVVDKLLTGFDAPSATYLYIDKKMADHNLFQAICRVNRLDGEDKEYGYIVDYQDLFQSLQATINVYTQGAFANYDDEDVKGLLKDRLTHAKQNLDDALEMVRGLCEPVKYPRNTQDYAAYFCPSDDISDADRLEKEQLRLTLYKSVSKLIRSYGNIANEMIEAGYNDDEITRIKEDVKHYDAVRNSIKLMSGDYIDMKSYEPKMRRILDSYIDADPSETVIDFEDLGLIELIVNQGSDALIKALPEDIASNPENVAETIENNVRKTIVDENPVNPKYYEHMSALLSELIEQRRQKALKYAEYLEKIQQLAAKVMNPTSTAQGDRYPDSINTAAKRALYDNLGQDEALADKVDAAIRLNKQADWQGHLIKERRIKNAVHQVISEYQVDADIEQLINLVKAQQEYK is encoded by the coding sequence ATGAGTAACGTCACTCACATAGAAAGACTCACGCAAAAACGTGTAATACGCTTTTTTACCGACACGCTCGGCTATCGCTATCTGGGTGACTTTAAAGACAGAGCCAACAATAGCAATATTGAAGTCGAGATATTAGAACAATGGCTAGCCAGCCGCAATATTAGCCCTACCCTAACACGACGCGCTATTAATACGCTTCAAAAAGCCGCCGCTCTAGGCAGTGGCGTTAAACTGTATGATGCTAATAAAGCGGTGTATAGCCTACTGCGCTATGGCGTTAAGGAAAAGAAAGGTGCTGGCGAACGCTTTGAGACAATCAATCTGATTGACTGGGATGATGTCGACGCCAATGATTTTGCCATAGCGGAAGAAGTGTCCATTGCGGGCGAGAATAAAAAACGTCCGGACATCGTTATTTATGTGAATGGCATTGCTTTGGGTGTGATTGAGCTAAAACGCTCTACCGTCAATGTCACAGAAGGTATTCATCAAAACTTAGACAATCAGAAAAAAGAGTTTATTCGCAGTTTTTTTACCACGACACAATTAGTCATGGCCGGCAATGATACCCAAGGTCTGCGATATGGCACTATTGAAACCCCTGAGAAGTACTATCTAGAATGGAAAGAAGCCAACCCTCACCATACCCCTCAGTCTGATACTAGCGTACCCACACACCTCACATTAGCAGATGCAGATTTTACCGATCATGCTTTAGATTTTCATTTGCATAATGTCTGCAACAAGCACAGATTTTTAGATATTATTAACAATTTTATTGTCTTTGACGCTGGGGTCAAAAAGACCTGCCGTCACAATCAATACTTTGGCATTCAAGCGGCAAAAAGGCATATTGCACAGCGAAAAGATGGCATCATTTGGCACACTCAAGGCTCGGGGAAAAGCTTGACCATGGTTTGGATGGCCAAGTGGATTCGTGAGAATATCACCAATAGCCGTGTATTGATTATTACGGACCGTACTGAGCTTGATGAACAAATCGAGAAAGTGTTTTTTGGTGTGAATGAGGAGATTTATCGCACGAAAAGCGGTGCTGATCTAATTAAAAACCTGAATCAACCTAACCCTTGGCTACTGTGTTCTTTAATCCATAAATTTGGTCGTCATACAGAAGATGATGAAGAGGACTCTCAAGATACAGAAGATTTCATTAAAGAGATTCAAGCCAGCCTGCCGTCAGACTTTAGCCCTAAAGGGGATTTGTTTGTCTTTGTCGATGAGTGTCACCGGACTCAGTCAGGTAAGCTGCATAGCGTAATGAAAGCATTACTGCCTGATGCCATGTTCGTCGGTTTTACGGGCACCCCTCTGCTTAAAAAAGATAAGAAAAAGTCTATCGAAGTGTTTGGCCCTTTTATTCATACCTATAAGTTTGATGAAGCAGTTGCTGATGGCGTGGTATTAGACTTACGTTATGAAGCTCGTGATATTGATCAACGACTGACCTCATCCAAGAAGGTGGATGCTTGGTTTGATGCCAATACCCGAGGTCTTACCAATATTGCAAAATCTCAACTTAAGCAAAAATGGGGCACCATGCAGCGTGTTCTGTCTAGCCAGACACGCATATCACGTATTGTTGACGATATCTTATTTGACATGGAAACACGTCCCCAGCTTATGAATGGCCGTGGCAATGCCATGTTGGTTTGTAGCAGTATCTATCAAGCCTGTAAGAGCTATGAGCTATTTAGTCAATCCCAGTTAAATGGCAAGGTAGCGATTGTGACTAGCTATCTACCTACTGCTGATAGCATTAAAGGTGAAGAAACTGGCGAAGGTATGACTGAAAAGCTATTTAAGTTTCATACTTATCGCAAAATGATTGCTGACTATTATGATATCAGTGAGCAAGAAGCGGGTGCTAAAGCAGAAGACTTCGAAAAATCAGTGAAAAAACGATTCCAAGATGAACCAGGACAAATGCGGCTATTGATAGTTGTAGATAAGCTGCTAACTGGATTTGACGCCCCTTCTGCCACTTATCTATATATTGATAAGAAGATGGCTGATCACAACTTGTTTCAGGCCATTTGCCGCGTTAACCGCTTAGACGGCGAAGATAAAGAATACGGCTATATTGTGGACTATCAAGACTTGTTCCAGTCCTTACAAGCTACGATTAATGTCTATACTCAAGGTGCCTTTGCAAACTACGATGATGAGGATGTGAAAGGTCTGTTAAAAGACCGACTGACCCACGCTAAGCAGAATCTTGATGATGCGTTAGAGATGGTTCGAGGCCTATGCGAGCCTGTTAAGTATCCTAGAAATACTCAAGATTACGCCGCTTACTTCTGCCCCAGTGACGATATATCTGATGCTGATAGACTCGAAAAAGAGCAGCTACGACTTACTCTTTATAAGAGCGTATCAAAGCTTATACGCTCCTACGGCAACATCGCCAATGAGATGATTGAAGCAGGTTATAATGACGATGAGATAACTCGTATCAAAGAGGATGTGAAGCACTATGACGCGGTACGTAATAGCATCAAACTCATGAGTGGCGATTATATCGACATGAAGAGCTATGAGCCTAAAATGCGCCGCATACTAGACAGCTATATCGATGCAGATCCTAGTGAAACGGTTATAGACTTTGAAGATTTAGGCCTTATTGAATTAATCGTCAACCAAGGATCGGATGCTCTGATAAAAGCCCTTCCAGAAGATATTGCTAGCAATCCTGAAAACGTTGCCGAGACTATTGAGAACAACGTTCGCAAAACTATCGTTGACGAAAATCCAGTGAATCCCAAATACTATGAGCACATGTCCGCCCTACTCAGCGAACTTATTGAGCAGCGTCGACAAAAAGCCCTTAAATATGCAGAGTATTTAGAAAAGATCCAACAACTTGCTGCTAAGGTTATGAACCCTACTAGTACAGCACAGGGTGACCGCTATCCTGATAGCATTAATACAGCTGCAAAACGCGCACTGTATGACAACCTAGGCCAAGATGAAGCGCTTGCGGATAAGGTAGACGCGGCTATTAGACTAAACAAGCAGGCCGATTGGCAAGGTCACTTGATTAAAGAGCGACGCATCAAAAATGCGGTTCATCAGGTGATTTCAGAGTATCAAGTTGATGCTGACATTGAACAGCTGATTAATCTGGTTAAAGCACAACAGGAATATAAGTGA
- a CDS encoding DUF262 domain-containing protein, giving the protein MITHSQNTTEPVILLTPKELLDGKEHYLIPMYQRNYAWGNSEIEQLIVDIMDAQIDAKKSNDYKNYYLGTLVVFERPQLSSKRKVFEVIDGQQRFTTLSLLIIYLKNHFKTIGNNYEMSWYLEQNIEFESRPKSSQTLELLLNDNLETYEHIYKDKLNPAIINGYKSISEVMKSKFITPDNESQPSNTTIQEFCDYLFQYVQIARVPVPDETDLNHYFEVMNNRGEQLEKHEIIKARLLSVVEKADENEIALADKRLAKALIHNVWEACANMNKYVQYGFNPTLRFKLFSDNLTLFKPEDFDQLLKIYRESDVAKISLPDNEQHSNCDDNLQNNDAKVLPSLYDILDDNFITPPDPSDTTDKEDDDGETYYSLINFSGFLLHVLRIMINIQSSYQEDIALDDKQLLTQFETYILNPSNLETVGTSNDGHSLQTKDKITPLSQVKTFVYALLKSKFIFDHFIIKRNTQDTKGQWTLNKLVKGEDKKNSYYKNSFENDNNKLVMLQSAFHVSTPTTNYKHWLNAVLYYSFSHYKHDDTGLDGAAYINHLEGLARAFMLRRYLTDEPDDYHQIIYQTLDFNKVSFKQTDDNLSPDKLCIKIKQYLRYGKIRNIFVFNYLDYLLWLEDKNSDFTFTARSSVEHFYPQNKRDDKLFINDKDSEDTLLHSFGNLCLISHSLNSRVSNDMPDVKVKYFLDSGHIDSLKLSRMIDCIKNKKAIWNKEMIQAHEDQMLKIMMQGLNLNSEDTHNE; this is encoded by the coding sequence ATGATAACTCATAGTCAAAATACTACCGAGCCAGTGATACTACTAACACCTAAGGAGCTGCTTGACGGCAAAGAGCATTACCTTATTCCAATGTACCAGCGTAATTATGCTTGGGGAAATAGTGAGATTGAGCAGCTTATTGTCGATATTATGGATGCTCAAATTGATGCAAAAAAATCCAATGATTATAAAAACTATTATCTAGGTACTTTAGTGGTCTTTGAAAGGCCTCAGCTGTCCTCAAAACGTAAAGTGTTCGAAGTTATTGACGGTCAGCAACGCTTTACTACTCTTAGCTTATTAATTATATATCTAAAAAATCACTTTAAAACTATAGGTAATAACTATGAGATGTCATGGTATCTAGAACAGAATATTGAGTTTGAAAGCCGTCCAAAATCCAGCCAGACGTTAGAGTTATTACTAAATGATAATCTAGAAACCTATGAGCACATTTATAAAGACAAACTAAATCCTGCTATTATCAACGGTTATAAGTCTATTAGCGAAGTAATGAAAAGTAAATTTATTACTCCTGATAATGAGAGCCAACCATCTAATACAACCATTCAAGAGTTTTGCGATTATCTATTTCAATATGTACAAATTGCTCGTGTGCCTGTGCCTGATGAAACGGATTTAAACCATTATTTTGAAGTCATGAATAACCGAGGCGAGCAATTAGAAAAGCACGAAATCATCAAAGCGCGATTATTATCAGTAGTTGAGAAAGCAGACGAAAATGAGATAGCACTTGCGGACAAACGACTAGCTAAAGCATTGATTCATAATGTTTGGGAAGCCTGCGCTAATATGAACAAATACGTACAGTATGGCTTCAACCCTACTCTGCGTTTCAAATTATTTTCAGATAATTTAACCCTTTTTAAACCTGAAGATTTTGATCAACTACTAAAGATATATAGGGAATCTGATGTTGCAAAAATCTCTTTACCAGATAATGAGCAACATTCTAACTGCGATGATAATCTTCAAAATAATGATGCAAAAGTTCTTCCTTCTCTTTACGACATTCTTGACGATAACTTTATCACTCCACCTGACCCTAGCGATACAACTGATAAAGAAGATGATGATGGTGAAACCTACTATAGCTTAATTAACTTCTCAGGTTTTCTTCTACATGTTTTAAGAATCATGATTAACATACAGTCTTCATATCAAGAGGACATTGCACTTGATGATAAGCAGCTTCTGACCCAATTTGAAACCTATATTTTAAATCCGTCAAATTTAGAAACTGTTGGCACCTCAAACGATGGTCATAGCTTACAAACCAAAGATAAGATAACCCCTTTGTCTCAAGTTAAAACCTTTGTCTATGCTTTGCTTAAAAGCAAATTTATCTTTGACCACTTTATAATAAAGCGCAATACACAAGACACCAAAGGACAATGGACACTTAACAAACTGGTTAAAGGTGAAGATAAAAAGAATAGTTATTATAAAAATAGCTTTGAGAATGACAATAATAAGTTAGTGATGTTGCAAAGTGCTTTTCATGTCTCTACCCCTACTACAAACTATAAGCATTGGCTTAATGCCGTTTTATATTATTCTTTTTCTCATTACAAGCATGATGACACGGGGCTTGATGGAGCAGCTTATATAAACCACTTAGAGGGTCTAGCTAGAGCCTTTATGTTGAGACGTTATTTGACTGATGAGCCAGATGATTATCATCAAATTATTTATCAAACCTTGGATTTCAACAAGGTATCATTCAAACAGACTGATGATAACTTGAGTCCTGATAAGCTATGTATCAAGATAAAGCAGTACCTCAGATACGGTAAAATCCGTAATATTTTTGTATTTAATTACTTAGATTATTTGCTTTGGTTAGAAGATAAAAATAGCGACTTTACGTTTACTGCTCGAAGTTCTGTAGAGCATTTTTATCCGCAAAATAAGCGGGATGACAAATTGTTCATTAATGATAAGGACTCAGAAGATACGCTTCTTCATTCATTTGGCAATTTATGTTTAATCAGTCATAGTCTTAACTCTCGTGTGAGCAATGATATGCCTGATGTCAAAGTAAAGTACTTTTTAGATAGTGGGCACATTGATAGCTTAAAATTATCCAGAATGATTGATTGCATTAAAAATAAGAAAGCAATATGGAATAAAGAGATGATTCAAGCGCATGAAGATCAGATGTTAAAAATTATGATGCAAGGTCTTAATCTAAATTCAGAGGATACTCATAATGAGTAA
- a CDS encoding DUF262 domain-containing protein, giving the protein MSESITLQHRTIISVNQLLSEGLLTIPEYQRPYKWNQHNIASLFNDIKMQCDKPAYRLGTIVLHKSKDQNDKDVLNIVDGQQRTLTLMLTVMAIIKHYHADAVAKSTETKAIEKVLGELSNTVPALAKKQTFASDISIYNLHSNFQEILRIISRGKLSIAHIDFLLNRCEVVIFILEDESEAFQFFDSQNSRGKELYPHDLLKAFHLREFSAYDERLNPNIKAQTVAHWESMVDDELHRLFSQHLFRIKRWIDHKPARNFTSRHVDIFKGVSLHKKELPPYAKAMMITHHFIDDYNSNMHRHVDAQSMSYPFQLEQKIINGRRFFEMVEYYDTLIKRTKTLDMASSSENKDNLCYVTVYNQPLSERASKIVNALDTYNNKGRQGDKYTRNLFDNALIYYIDKFGMQDLSQVIEIMFIWAYKMRLKQYAVKLATMDNHAVDGALFKRIKDATLPKEVWIAGITPLKDNDIKESNKKADNDIYKLFGDLNYLTAK; this is encoded by the coding sequence ATGAGTGAATCCATAACCCTCCAGCACAGAACGATAATCTCAGTAAACCAGCTGTTGAGTGAAGGCCTACTAACTATCCCTGAGTATCAGCGCCCTTATAAATGGAATCAGCATAATATCGCGAGCTTATTCAATGATATAAAGATGCAATGTGATAAGCCTGCCTATCGTCTCGGCACTATCGTACTTCACAAGTCTAAAGATCAAAATGATAAAGACGTGCTGAATATTGTCGATGGTCAGCAGCGTACCTTAACGCTAATGCTCACCGTCATGGCGATTATCAAACATTATCATGCTGATGCTGTAGCCAAGTCTACAGAAACAAAAGCTATCGAGAAGGTATTAGGTGAGCTGTCTAATACCGTACCCGCTTTGGCTAAAAAGCAAACGTTTGCTAGCGATATATCCATCTATAATTTGCACTCTAACTTTCAAGAGATATTACGAATTATCAGCCGTGGCAAGCTGAGTATTGCTCATATTGATTTTTTACTTAATCGATGTGAGGTAGTTATCTTTATATTGGAAGATGAATCAGAAGCCTTTCAGTTTTTTGATTCACAGAACTCTCGTGGTAAGGAGCTATATCCTCATGACCTGCTTAAGGCTTTTCATTTGCGTGAATTCAGCGCCTACGATGAACGACTTAATCCAAATATTAAAGCGCAGACTGTTGCTCATTGGGAGAGCATGGTAGATGACGAACTACATAGGTTATTTAGTCAGCATTTATTTAGGATCAAGCGTTGGATAGATCATAAACCCGCTCGCAACTTTACCAGTCGACATGTCGATATCTTTAAAGGAGTCTCTTTACACAAAAAAGAGCTACCGCCCTATGCCAAAGCCATGATGATTACCCATCATTTTATCGATGACTATAATAGTAATATGCACCGACATGTTGATGCTCAGTCTATGAGCTACCCCTTTCAACTAGAGCAAAAGATAATCAATGGTCGCCGCTTCTTTGAGATGGTTGAATATTACGATACGCTTATTAAGCGTACTAAAACACTCGATATGGCTAGCTCCTCAGAGAATAAAGACAACCTTTGCTATGTAACTGTCTATAACCAACCCTTAAGTGAGCGAGCATCCAAAATAGTCAATGCATTAGATACCTATAATAATAAAGGGCGTCAGGGAGACAAATATACTCGCAACTTATTTGATAATGCACTGATCTACTATATCGACAAATTCGGTATGCAAGACTTATCACAGGTCATAGAGATCATGTTTATTTGGGCATATAAAATGCGCTTAAAACAGTATGCGGTAAAGCTTGCAACGATGGACAACCACGCGGTCGATGGAGCTTTATTTAAACGTATTAAAGACGCTACCTTGCCCAAAGAAGTATGGATCGCTGGTATTACTCCCTTGAAAGATAATGATATAAAAGAGTCTAATAAGAAAGCTGATAATGACATATATAAGTTATTTGGCGACCTCAATTATTTGACTGCTAAATAG